In Arachis hypogaea cultivar Tifrunner chromosome 17, arahy.Tifrunner.gnm2.J5K5, whole genome shotgun sequence, a single window of DNA contains:
- the LOC112763728 gene encoding uncharacterized protein: MYRVAMEKTTTVLPQTSSEHSKRVPEFHPSSNELQLFEERILNLTLSKIEDKLQDNGRSLKEYDQMPLLTIDALDGIDDPLIMDEMNFDLSLLKEELEYNLHIMNLEQREAFDKVISVVNDDVGGFFFVYGYGGTGKVYLYRTLSAAIRSRGEIVLNVASSGIASLLLPNGRTNHSRFKIPPDLNEDSVCCIKQRTLFAKLVCKAKLIIWDEVPMLNKLCYESLDKCLWDIMRYEKCYNSNLPFSGKVILLGGDFRQILPVIPIGSRQDIVQSSINSLYLWEFCIVMKLTTNMRLTVGASHTQLRQISQFAEWLLTISDGLPGDSSDGESEVNIPEDIIIQYNEDGFNSLVNFVYPNLLLNLNNGSYFGDRTILALTLEIVNDVNKHIMKSLIGEEKTYLSFDSFCVKEGNMKSELDTITPDVLNAINCSGLPPHLLALKEGVLVMLLRNIDQSNGLYNGTRLQVSKEPLVVSFSMTINKSQDQTLTTVELYLSKPVFTHGKLCVALSRVRSKSGVRILIENNSFKTKGTIINVVYREVFKNLGDRVYF, from the exons ATGTACCGCGTGGCAATGGAGAAGACTACTACGGTACTACCTCAGACTTCTTCTGAACATTCAAAAAGGGTGCCTGAGTTTCATCCATCTTCGAACG AGTTACAACTTTTTGAAGAGCGAATTCTTAATCTAACTCTTTCCAAGATTGAGGACAAATTACAAGATAATGGTAGATCACTTAAGGAGTATGATCAAATGCCTCTCTTAACTATTGATGCTCTGGATGGCATAGATGATCCTCTAATAATGGATGAGATGAACTTTGATTTATCCcttctgaaggaggagttggagtaTAACTTACACATCATGAATTTGGAGCAGCGTGAAGCATTTGATAAGGTGATTAGTGTTGTGAATGATGATGTTGGAggctttttttttgtatatggaTATGGTGGTACTGGAAAGGTGTACCTCTACAGGACATTGTCAGCTGCTATACGAAGTAGAGGTGAAATTGTTTTAAATGTGGCATCCAGTGGGATTGCATCCTTATTACTCCCCAATGGCCGTACGAATCATTCAAGGTTTAAGATACCACCTGATCTAAATGAAGACTCTGTGTGTTGTATTAAGCAACGTACTTTGTTTGCTAAGTTGGTATGTAAAGCGAAGCTTATTATATGGGATGAAGTACCAATGTTGAATAAGCTATGTTATGAATCATTGGACAAATGCTTGTGGGATATTATGAGATATGAGAAATGTTATAATTCAAATCTGCCTTTTAGTGGCAAGGTTATTTTGTTAGGCGGTGATTTTAGACAGATTCTTCCAGTCATACCTATAGGCTCACGTCAAGACATTGTACAGTCTTCGATAAATTCATTATATCTCTGGGAATTCTGCATAGTTATGAAGCTAACAACCAACATGCGGCTTACTGTTGGAGCTAGCCACACTCAACTAAGACAGATTTCACAATTTGCTGAGTGGCTATTGACTATTAGTGATGGTTTGCCAGGTGATTCTTCTGATGGAGAAAGCGAAGTTAACATACCTGAAGACATCATTATTCAATACAACGAAGATGGTTTCAATTCTTTGGTTAATTTTGTTTATCCAAATTTGTTGCTAAATTTAAACAATGGGTCGTACTTCGGAGACAGAACAATACTTGCCCTTACACTTGAGATTGTCAACGATGTTAACAAGCACATAATGAAATCTTTAATTGGAGAGGAGAAGACCTACCTTAGCTTTGATTCATTTTGCGTAAAGGAAGGTAACATGAAATCTGAATTAGATACAATCACTCCAGATGTTCTTAATGCTATCAATTGTTCAGGCTTGCCGCCTCACCTGTTGGCTCTTAAAGAAGGTGTACTAGTAATGTTACTACGAAACATTGATCAATCAAATGGGCTATACAATGGCACAAGATTACAG GTTTCAAAGGAGCCATTAGTTGTTTCATTTTCTATGACTATTAACAAGTCTCAGGATCAAACTTTAACAACTGTGGAATTGTACTTGTCGAAACCTGTTTTTACCCATGGTAAACTATGTGTTGCTCTGTCAAGAGTAAGATCAAAATCCGGTGTAAGGATATTAATTGAGAATAATTCATTCAAGACAAAAGGTACAATCATCAATGTTGTTTATAGAGAAGTATTTAAGAACCTCGGTGACCGTGTATACTTCTAA